A portion of the Granulosicoccus antarcticus IMCC3135 genome contains these proteins:
- a CDS encoding mandelate racemase/muconate lactonizing enzyme family protein, protein MLSPRGFGWRAAIKSIGRIHGKPIQSNVGVMGAAGMNRSVATDTSVKISKIDVWSFREPIERVVATSFGRMTDRRCVLVRIEDRDGCFGFGEIFANWPVAAPENRARLLAEDLAWLLLGREISSPTEMFDYLVLTTRLVALQAGEFGPFQQAIAGLDIAINDLFARKADMSLARYLAADTAPAVPVYASGIHIDSADEMIAAARQVGFTRFKVKVGFDTDAEPAKLTRLVETLRKGETLMVDANQAWNFDQARNFAHATQSLGLGWIEEPMPVDANPAQWRDLATVTDTPLAGGENLAGFAAFEQAIDERVLSIIQPDVAKWGGVSGCLAVGFAAKAQGKTYCPHFLGGGVGLMASAHVLAACAGGWLETDVNDSVLRSAFDGLDGSQITNGTRQIDTSPGMGITFLPAAITPFLTSHYEVSQ, encoded by the coding sequence ATGTTATCACCTCGTGGCTTTGGATGGCGCGCGGCAATCAAATCCATTGGGAGGATTCATGGGAAACCAATTCAAAGCAACGTTGGCGTTATGGGTGCTGCCGGCATGAACCGTTCTGTAGCAACGGATACGTCCGTGAAAATAAGCAAGATCGATGTCTGGTCTTTCCGTGAACCGATCGAGCGGGTGGTTGCCACCTCCTTTGGAAGGATGACGGACCGTCGGTGTGTTCTGGTGCGGATTGAAGATCGCGATGGTTGTTTTGGTTTTGGTGAAATCTTTGCCAACTGGCCCGTCGCCGCTCCGGAGAATCGAGCTCGATTGCTTGCAGAGGATCTAGCGTGGTTGTTGCTGGGGCGGGAGATTTCGTCCCCAACTGAGATGTTCGACTATCTTGTTTTGACGACTCGGCTGGTGGCGCTTCAAGCGGGGGAGTTCGGGCCGTTTCAACAAGCCATTGCGGGGCTGGATATCGCCATCAATGACCTGTTTGCGCGCAAGGCCGATATGTCATTGGCACGGTATCTCGCCGCCGATACGGCCCCAGCGGTGCCTGTCTACGCCAGCGGGATTCACATCGACAGTGCGGATGAGATGATCGCCGCTGCCCGGCAAGTCGGATTCACTCGCTTTAAGGTCAAGGTCGGTTTCGACACTGACGCGGAACCCGCAAAGCTGACGCGACTGGTCGAAACGCTGCGCAAGGGTGAAACCTTGATGGTAGATGCAAACCAGGCGTGGAATTTTGATCAGGCTCGAAATTTTGCTCATGCGACCCAATCGCTCGGGCTTGGTTGGATCGAAGAGCCAATGCCCGTTGACGCGAATCCGGCCCAATGGCGTGATCTGGCGACGGTAACTGATACGCCCCTTGCGGGGGGTGAAAACCTTGCGGGTTTCGCAGCGTTTGAACAGGCAATCGACGAGCGTGTTCTGTCTATTATCCAACCGGATGTAGCCAAATGGGGCGGCGTCTCCGGGTGTTTGGCAGTAGGGTTCGCGGCAAAAGCGCAGGGTAAAACATATTGTCCTCATTTTCTCGGCGGTGGTGTTGGTCTGATGGCTTCTGCCCATGTTCTGGCGGCTTGCGCTGGGGGATGGCTTGAGACAGATGTAAATGACAGCGTCCTACGAAGCGCTTTTGATGGCCTTGATGGGTCTCAAATCACGAATGGCACCCGCCAAATAGACACATCGCCCGGGATGGGAATCACCTTCCTTCCTGCTGCGATTACTCCCTTTTTGACATCGCATTATGAGGTTTCACAATGA
- a CDS encoding HpcH/HpaI aldolase family protein: MTHVFPTNPFRTALAKQGRPLVGIWSVLNSSNVVEGLAHSGFDWMLIDNEHAPTDLGDTLSHLRAIAGSDTAPIVRLPWNDPVMIKKYLDIGAQTLMLPFVQSVEEAKAAVAATRYAPQGHRGIAMMHRASRYGRIRDYIDRANDERFLIVQIETPTALDVAEDIAAVEGVDAVFFGPGDLSTLMGHRGNPTHQDVLEAMEAKCRLLHKAGKTVGILAPNAEAAERFIQFGFDFVSVATDGAIIFNAADGIAARFVSLSEANTAKEA, encoded by the coding sequence ATGACACATGTTTTTCCGACAAATCCTTTCAGAACCGCCTTGGCTAAGCAGGGGCGTCCCTTGGTCGGGATCTGGTCAGTTCTCAATTCATCTAATGTTGTCGAAGGTCTGGCACATTCAGGATTCGACTGGATGTTGATCGATAACGAACACGCGCCCACGGACCTTGGAGATACTCTGTCTCACTTGCGGGCCATCGCTGGATCGGACACGGCTCCCATTGTGCGTTTGCCATGGAATGATCCGGTCATGATAAAAAAGTACCTTGATATCGGAGCCCAGACCTTGATGCTGCCGTTTGTTCAGTCGGTTGAGGAGGCCAAGGCCGCAGTTGCCGCCACACGATATGCACCGCAAGGCCATCGTGGTATAGCCATGATGCATCGTGCCAGCAGGTATGGCCGCATCCGCGATTACATTGATCGGGCAAACGATGAACGTTTCCTGATAGTACAGATTGAAACCCCCACAGCCTTGGATGTTGCTGAAGATATTGCTGCAGTCGAGGGCGTTGATGCGGTGTTTTTTGGGCCGGGTGACCTATCGACGTTGATGGGACATCGCGGCAACCCGACACACCAGGATGTTCTGGAGGCCATGGAGGCGAAGTGCCGCCTTCTGCACAAGGCTGGAAAAACCGTTGGTATTCTTGCTCCTAACGCCGAGGCGGCAGAACGGTTTATCCAGTTCGGATTTGATTTTGTGTCGGTCGCGACAGACGGTGCGATTATTTTTAACGCAGCTGACGGGATCGCAGCACGTTTCGTCTCTCTGTCCGAGGCGAATACAGCCAAGGAGGCGTAA
- a CDS encoding NAD-dependent succinate-semialdehyde dehydrogenase: MIDTINSIECQFIDGKFQDGSGEQKIDVIDPATGLAFASFNEAGAEDLDHALTSSFDAFKAWRIVSARKRQDILLRAGDLILERAEEIAVDLTRESGKPLAESRVEVATSVEILRFYAEEAKRIYGRTVPSATPGLAQRVVQEPVGPVIAFVAWNFPAVNFMRKVAAAIAAGCSIIIKPSEETPVTGARIAGAFRDAGLPDGVLNVVYGSPDVISRHLCASSIPRKLTFTGSVAVGRQLIKLASENLLRTTMELGGHAPFIVFKDADIDLAAKLLIAGKFRNGGQVCVAPSRFLVHSSIHNTFVGKVIEQAGSVRVGPGSDETTTMGPLANARRVEQCTLLVDDALSKGAKVAWAGTIPESDGYYFAPTILEDVPENAQILIDEPFGPIAPIVSFTTADEAFEIANRLPYGLAAYAFTSDQKLIRRIGEEMQAGMTAINTLQVAAPEMPFVGLGWSGWGSDGGPEGLAAFLTTRIVNEAIV, from the coding sequence ATGATAGATACAATTAATTCAATCGAATGCCAGTTCATTGATGGCAAGTTTCAGGATGGGAGCGGCGAGCAAAAAATCGATGTGATCGATCCGGCCACGGGGCTGGCTTTTGCCTCCTTCAACGAGGCGGGAGCAGAAGATCTCGATCACGCACTCACTTCGTCGTTCGATGCTTTCAAGGCCTGGCGGATTGTATCTGCGCGAAAAAGACAAGATATTTTATTGCGGGCGGGCGATTTGATTCTGGAGCGCGCGGAAGAGATTGCTGTCGATCTAACTCGTGAATCCGGCAAGCCTCTGGCGGAGTCAAGAGTCGAAGTTGCAACATCGGTTGAGATACTTAGGTTTTATGCCGAAGAAGCCAAGCGAATCTATGGGCGCACAGTCCCATCGGCGACTCCGGGTCTGGCGCAACGTGTGGTTCAGGAACCTGTTGGGCCAGTCATAGCCTTTGTTGCATGGAATTTTCCAGCTGTGAACTTCATGCGGAAAGTCGCAGCAGCGATTGCTGCCGGATGTTCGATTATCATCAAGCCTTCAGAGGAAACGCCGGTAACCGGAGCCAGAATCGCAGGAGCGTTTCGCGATGCCGGGTTGCCCGACGGCGTGTTGAATGTCGTTTATGGTTCGCCGGACGTAATTTCTCGGCATCTTTGTGCTTCATCCATACCACGTAAGCTGACATTTACTGGCAGCGTTGCGGTGGGTAGGCAACTCATCAAGCTTGCTTCAGAAAATCTCTTGCGCACAACGATGGAACTAGGCGGTCATGCGCCGTTCATCGTTTTCAAGGATGCCGATATAGATCTTGCAGCGAAACTGCTGATTGCCGGGAAGTTTCGCAATGGCGGACAAGTTTGCGTCGCACCGTCGCGGTTCCTTGTCCATAGCAGTATCCACAATACATTCGTTGGAAAAGTGATTGAACAAGCCGGCTCCGTTCGTGTGGGCCCCGGTTCGGATGAAACCACGACAATGGGGCCGCTAGCGAATGCTCGCAGAGTGGAGCAATGCACTCTTCTGGTGGACGATGCCCTTTCTAAAGGTGCAAAGGTCGCCTGGGCTGGAACGATTCCCGAGAGCGATGGATATTACTTTGCACCGACGATCCTGGAGGATGTTCCCGAGAATGCCCAAATCCTGATAGATGAGCCGTTTGGTCCTATTGCTCCGATTGTGTCATTTACCACCGCCGATGAAGCCTTTGAGATTGCGAACCGTTTGCCGTATGGCTTGGCTGCTTATGCCTTTACATCTGATCAGAAATTGATCCGCCGGATCGGAGAAGAAATGCAGGCGGGTATGACGGCAATCAATACACTTCAGGTTGCTGCGCCGGAAATGCCGTTTGTTGGATTAGGTTGGAGTGGCTGGGGATCCGACGGTGGCCCAGAGGGGTTGGCGGCGTTCTTGACGACACGTATTGTCAACGAAGCAATCGTTTGA
- a CDS encoding LysE family translocator: protein MTWLMFALAMLVLTASPGPSVLLGISKAITIGMEAALYAVIGSTCAIVCIITLSFSGLGLILASSELAFSTVKWCGAAYLIYLGLRALMTKTIDSDGRTDTAAPSTDSPSRWSHWLSGFLVGASNPKSIVFFTALFPQFIDTNGHMFTQYCLFVITFVVIEMSLLMLYASFGHRTSQWWQQPGRLQWFNKATGGLFIGAGVLLAASAR, encoded by the coding sequence ATGACTTGGCTGATGTTTGCGCTCGCCATGTTGGTACTGACAGCATCACCAGGACCCAGCGTGCTACTGGGCATTAGCAAGGCGATAACCATAGGCATGGAAGCAGCTCTTTATGCTGTCATTGGTAGCACCTGCGCGATCGTCTGCATAATCACCCTGTCGTTCAGTGGCCTTGGGCTAATCCTGGCCAGCTCCGAACTGGCATTCAGTACCGTCAAGTGGTGTGGTGCGGCGTATCTGATCTATCTGGGATTACGTGCGCTGATGACTAAAACGATTGATTCTGACGGTCGTACAGACACCGCTGCGCCTTCCACTGATTCGCCATCACGCTGGAGTCACTGGCTCAGTGGCTTTCTGGTGGGTGCCAGTAATCCCAAATCCATCGTCTTCTTTACAGCGCTCTTTCCTCAGTTCATCGATACCAATGGTCATATGTTCACGCAGTACTGCCTGTTCGTAATAACCTTTGTAGTTATCGAGATGAGCTTGCTTATGCTGTACGCCAGTTTCGGACATCGCACATCACAGTGGTGGCAGCAACCGGGTCGTCTGCAATGGTTCAACAAGGCAACCGGCGGCTTGTTTATCGGCGCCGGCGTATTGCTGGCTGCCAGTGCCCGATAA
- a CDS encoding acetolactate decarboxylase, whose product MMLKHRHTLLAVVSTIATLLSSANATAHESDDHAEITASTGDRKAIEQYGLPLTLMNTIYEGQITAAEMKSLGTLGVGVSNHLNGELTAVDGIVYSIAADGTATVAPDDLQAPYMSMINFEPTRTVTITDISSFKALEQAVLDNISSANTLHVFKAKGEFSFTRLASAHGVEDENVDFFEYLGSRQMYNLEHTVGTIVGIYTPAYLGTISIPGLHFHFQNEDNTIGGHLEDIRFDKMQFDVQEVDRINVALPNVQKFRDIDMKMIQPPSGAGAGGSKKEE is encoded by the coding sequence ATGATGCTCAAACACAGGCACACTCTACTGGCAGTCGTTAGTACGATCGCCACACTACTCTCTAGCGCAAACGCCACCGCACATGAGTCAGACGACCATGCAGAGATCACTGCCAGCACTGGCGACAGGAAAGCCATCGAACAGTACGGGCTGCCACTGACACTGATGAACACCATCTATGAAGGCCAGATAACGGCTGCCGAGATGAAATCACTAGGCACTCTGGGTGTTGGCGTCAGCAACCACTTGAATGGCGAGCTGACAGCCGTTGACGGAATCGTGTACTCGATTGCCGCCGATGGTACCGCCACAGTTGCCCCAGATGATCTGCAAGCTCCTTACATGTCCATGATCAACTTCGAACCGACCCGAACTGTCACGATCACGGACATCAGCTCTTTCAAAGCGCTCGAACAAGCGGTTTTGGACAATATCTCATCAGCCAACACTCTGCACGTATTCAAGGCGAAGGGCGAATTCTCGTTTACGCGTCTGGCCTCCGCCCACGGAGTCGAAGATGAGAATGTGGACTTCTTCGAATACCTGGGAAGTCGACAGATGTACAACCTGGAGCATACCGTTGGTACCATCGTCGGCATCTACACACCCGCCTATCTTGGCACCATCAGCATCCCGGGCTTGCATTTTCATTTTCAAAACGAGGACAACACCATCGGTGGACACCTCGAGGACATTCGCTTTGACAAGATGCAATTCGATGTACAAGAAGTGGACCGCATCAACGTAGCGCTGCCGAACGTGCAGAAATTTCGTGACATCGACATGAAGATGATTCAACCGCCTTCAGGAGCAGGCGCAGGCGGAAGCAAAAAAGAAGAGTAG
- a CDS encoding putative quinol monooxygenase has product MINRVIKFTVPSEQVSGFKASFAIASAGALQEPGFEQARLFVTRADSNTFFAYERLLDQDTHAAMPHTQQLFEFLASSGTQVEQFNLGETAPASTLPANTDGGSDEFAVFFIFKLRAGFRDQVLEQFAEHIKQARQEPGNVVFDLYTIDGSDDTLMVYERWENEAALMEIHFSQPYAQKTGALLNDAVAGSLEDAMHFATEIR; this is encoded by the coding sequence ATGATCAACCGTGTCATAAAATTCACCGTACCATCCGAGCAGGTCAGCGGCTTCAAGGCATCGTTCGCCATAGCCAGTGCCGGTGCATTACAGGAACCCGGTTTCGAACAAGCCAGGCTCTTCGTCACTCGTGCGGATTCGAACACATTCTTTGCCTACGAGCGCCTGCTGGACCAGGATACCCATGCTGCCATGCCGCACACACAGCAACTGTTCGAGTTTCTGGCAAGCTCCGGCACTCAGGTCGAGCAGTTCAACCTCGGCGAGACGGCACCAGCCAGCACCCTGCCTGCCAATACCGATGGCGGCAGCGACGAGTTTGCAGTGTTCTTCATCTTCAAACTGCGGGCAGGCTTCCGGGATCAAGTGCTGGAACAGTTCGCCGAGCACATCAAACAGGCTCGTCAGGAGCCGGGCAACGTCGTCTTTGATCTGTATACCATCGACGGTAGTGACGACACCCTGATGGTCTATGAGCGCTGGGAAAACGAGGCGGCGCTGATGGAGATACATTTCTCCCAACCTTACGCTCAAAAGACAGGTGCATTACTGAACGATGCCGTGGCCGGAAGCCTGGAAGATGCCATGCATTTCGCCACTGAGATTCGATAG
- a CDS encoding alpha/beta hydrolase family protein, with product MRVPLSIFLFVACMGTAYADELLGVSTIEVEGAGSGQALSLSVWYPATSGTPEEIGGSAVFMGVSAVQNAPIVSGKLPLVLVSHGGLRSADNSGAWLASALAQAGRIAVEINGLRPHSATEAVDEIWQRPDDISRALDAILENADYSARVDLQDISVVGYALGGTAALALAGGEFDAPSFIQSCADSLKNPPDCAWYNAQNVSLDTVDQVQLIAPRRDTRVKLAVAINPEYAAAFSNGGDTIEAQSLLINLGRDEQSSSAIQTKKVTHSVAQEANLFDGFGLCTPAGPTILVDDGGNPDLCGYSREERVLAHLEVVDKVESFLLSVNDKGE from the coding sequence ATGAGAGTTCCACTCAGTATTTTTCTTTTTGTTGCTTGCATGGGCACCGCCTATGCGGATGAGCTGCTCGGCGTTTCAACTATTGAGGTTGAGGGCGCTGGTTCTGGCCAAGCATTGTCATTATCGGTTTGGTATCCAGCAACAAGCGGAACTCCGGAAGAGATCGGCGGCAGCGCCGTATTCATGGGAGTGTCTGCAGTGCAAAATGCACCGATCGTCAGCGGAAAGCTCCCGCTTGTGCTCGTCTCACATGGTGGCCTGCGATCTGCTGACAACTCGGGGGCCTGGTTGGCTTCGGCATTGGCGCAGGCTGGCCGGATTGCCGTTGAGATCAATGGATTGCGCCCACATTCGGCAACGGAGGCGGTGGACGAGATCTGGCAACGTCCTGATGACATTAGCCGAGCACTGGATGCCATTCTGGAAAACGCTGATTACTCAGCGCGTGTGGACTTGCAGGACATCTCTGTCGTTGGGTATGCGCTGGGTGGTACGGCTGCGCTTGCACTGGCTGGCGGAGAGTTCGATGCGCCAAGCTTCATTCAATCTTGCGCTGACTCGCTCAAGAATCCCCCTGATTGCGCCTGGTACAACGCACAGAATGTATCGCTGGATACGGTTGATCAGGTTCAGCTAATTGCGCCTCGACGTGACACACGGGTAAAGCTTGCGGTAGCGATCAACCCTGAATACGCTGCTGCATTTTCGAATGGCGGTGACACCATTGAAGCGCAGTCGCTGCTTATCAATCTGGGAAGGGATGAGCAGAGCAGCAGTGCTATTCAGACGAAGAAAGTCACTCACTCAGTCGCCCAGGAAGCAAACCTGTTTGATGGATTCGGTCTGTGCACACCAGCTGGGCCGACCATTCTTGTTGATGATGGAGGCAATCCCGACCTATGCGGCTATTCAAGAGAAGAGAGGGTGCTTGCTCATCTGGAAGTCGTGGATAAGGTCGAGTCGTTTCTTCTGTCAGTGAACGATAAAGGAGAATAG
- a CDS encoding exopolysaccharide biosynthesis polyprenyl glycosylphosphotransferase encodes MSSASATKSKINTSIINAESANASHIAEQPVEEQHLGTLAHSDTSTLQPITGVNAAMKRLEDFVFGSVALLILFPLMALISIAVKLDSTGPALFCQARSGRNREIIMVYKFRTMYQSGSQEFKQAQKDDPRITRVGAFLRKTSLDELPQLFNVIQGSMSMVGPRPHPLKLDEDFKYVIPALPSRYCVKPGITGWAQINGFRGETRRVSDMVSRIEHDRHYVKNWSLFLDIKILVMTVFKGWVHKNAY; translated from the coding sequence GTGTCTAGCGCCAGCGCAACTAAAAGCAAAATCAATACTTCAATCATCAATGCTGAAAGTGCTAACGCATCACACATCGCTGAGCAGCCTGTCGAAGAGCAACATCTCGGTACTCTGGCTCACAGTGATACTTCGACATTGCAACCCATCACTGGAGTCAATGCAGCAATGAAGCGGCTGGAGGATTTTGTCTTCGGCTCTGTCGCACTGCTCATTCTGTTCCCTCTCATGGCTTTGATCTCCATCGCCGTGAAACTCGACAGCACAGGACCGGCACTCTTCTGCCAGGCACGCAGTGGTCGTAATCGTGAAATCATCATGGTCTACAAATTTCGCACAATGTATCAAAGCGGCTCACAAGAGTTCAAGCAGGCTCAGAAAGATGATCCACGCATTACCCGCGTAGGCGCTTTCCTACGCAAGACCAGCCTTGACGAGCTGCCACAACTGTTCAACGTGATTCAGGGATCAATGTCCATGGTCGGTCCTCGCCCCCACCCTCTGAAGCTGGACGAAGACTTCAAATATGTCATCCCTGCTCTGCCTTCTCGCTATTGCGTCAAGCCGGGTATCACCGGATGGGCTCAGATCAATGGTTTTCGCGGCGAAACTCGCCGAGTCAGTGACATGGTGTCGCGCATCGAACACGATCGTCACTATGTAAAGAACTGGAGTCTGTTTCTCGATATCAAGATTCTTGTCATGACAGTCTTCAAAGGCTGGGTTCACAAGAACGCTTACTGA
- a CDS encoding Gfo/Idh/MocA family protein, protein MNKKYNLAVVGTNFIVPRFIDAAERSGYFHLHSIVSRKTQSGLCFRSANGYDSDVVIHENIADMLNDDKVDVVYLASPNAIHFPQAAACIKAGKHVIVEKPMTSNTRELLSLIALAKANNVLLMDAMKSLLCPNFSILVDNLSRVGRIRQCTSTYSKISSRYQGYLDGNNPNTFNRMLSNGSVMDLGVYCIHPFVHLFGSPEQVHAYADLLDSGVDAAGIVILKYPQFHVNITHSKTCATTNSSEIQGEDGTIVIDNISTLTSLKFVDKKGEETEISAPQDPNSIFYIAQHLGETISSGLKESAVNTHALSTKVLTVLDEVRRQTGVRFPADDR, encoded by the coding sequence ATGAACAAAAAATATAACCTGGCGGTAGTCGGGACAAACTTCATCGTACCCAGGTTCATTGATGCAGCCGAGCGATCAGGCTACTTCCATCTGCATTCAATCGTGTCCAGAAAAACTCAATCAGGGCTCTGTTTTCGAAGTGCAAACGGATACGATTCAGATGTAGTTATCCATGAAAACATCGCCGACATGCTGAACGACGACAAGGTGGATGTTGTCTATCTGGCATCGCCTAATGCTATTCACTTTCCACAAGCAGCCGCTTGTATCAAAGCTGGAAAACATGTCATCGTTGAGAAACCGATGACATCCAATACCAGGGAACTGCTGTCACTTATTGCACTGGCGAAGGCAAACAATGTGTTGCTTATGGACGCCATGAAGTCTTTGCTATGTCCGAATTTCAGCATACTGGTAGACAACCTTTCGAGGGTCGGGCGAATCCGACAATGCACCTCGACCTACTCCAAAATATCCAGTCGATATCAAGGATATCTGGATGGCAATAACCCCAATACGTTCAACCGCATGCTATCGAATGGCTCCGTTATGGATCTGGGGGTCTATTGCATACATCCATTTGTTCATCTTTTCGGGTCTCCAGAACAAGTCCATGCTTACGCAGATCTGCTCGATTCTGGGGTCGATGCGGCAGGCATTGTCATCCTGAAGTATCCGCAGTTTCACGTAAACATCACTCACTCTAAAACCTGTGCCACAACAAACAGTAGTGAAATTCAGGGTGAAGACGGCACTATCGTAATAGACAATATTTCTACGCTCACCAGCTTGAAGTTTGTCGATAAAAAGGGGGAAGAGACTGAGATATCGGCCCCGCAGGATCCCAATTCAATTTTCTACATTGCGCAGCACCTGGGTGAAACAATCTCGTCCGGGCTCAAGGAATCTGCTGTAAATACTCATGCGCTCTCGACCAAGGTACTGACTGTTCTTGACGAAGTCAGGCGCCAGACGGGTGTCAGGTTTCCTGCTGACGATCGGTAA
- a CDS encoding methylated-DNA--[protein]-cysteine S-methyltransferase, which translates to MNQINIRYYKTKVGEVILGSFDNKLCMLDWRYRRMREAVDRRIKKGLAAEFVESEDDLIDQTIEQLDEYLRGDRSQFDIPLLMVGTEFQKSVWGALLDIPYGLTSTYLQLAINLNNKKAVRAVASANGANAISVIIPCHRIIGSNGDLVGYAGGLPVKKQLLELERKDMASTNSEQYQFNWE; encoded by the coding sequence ATGAATCAGATCAATATCAGGTATTACAAGACCAAGGTAGGGGAAGTGATCCTGGGCTCCTTTGACAACAAGCTTTGTATGCTTGATTGGCGATACAGAAGGATGAGAGAAGCTGTGGATAGACGAATAAAGAAGGGGCTTGCAGCTGAGTTTGTAGAAAGCGAGGATGATCTTATAGATCAGACTATTGAGCAGCTCGATGAATACCTGCGTGGAGATAGAAGCCAATTCGACATCCCCTTGTTGATGGTAGGAACAGAATTTCAGAAAAGTGTCTGGGGCGCTCTGCTGGATATTCCGTATGGGCTCACCTCAACCTATCTGCAATTGGCAATCAATTTGAACAACAAAAAGGCGGTTCGAGCGGTGGCTAGTGCCAACGGTGCCAATGCCATTAGCGTCATTATTCCTTGTCATCGCATCATTGGAAGTAATGGAGATCTCGTTGGTTACGCGGGTGGCCTGCCTGTAAAAAAGCAGCTGTTAGAGCTGGAGCGAAAGGACATGGCTTCTACTAATAGTGAGCAATATCAATTCAATTGGGAGTGA
- a CDS encoding PhzF family phenazine biosynthesis protein, with protein sequence MTRVRRFMQVDVFTATPTRGNALAVVLDADGLTDEQMQVFARWTNLAETTFLFPPDNEQADYSLRIFTPVREMPFAGHPTLGSCAAWLRAGGTPKNAGSVIQDCGVGLVEIDLQGEVPAFVAPPTAIDELPPADAKQLAEALGLQAADIVRTAKLNNGPVWQVFQLRSAAAVLAANAAAVNWATHKPIGLIGPHTSNHECDHEVRMLAPSSGMSEDPITGSLNAAIAHWMQSIGELERDLIIAQGTSIDRQGRVYIRRGEAGRVLIGGQSHVLIDGELTL encoded by the coding sequence ATGACACGAGTACGAAGATTCATGCAGGTGGATGTTTTCACGGCAACTCCAACACGTGGCAATGCGCTGGCAGTCGTACTTGATGCGGATGGACTCACCGACGAGCAGATGCAAGTGTTTGCCCGCTGGACCAATCTGGCTGAAACAACGTTTTTGTTTCCACCCGATAATGAGCAGGCAGACTACAGCTTGCGCATCTTTACGCCGGTACGAGAGATGCCCTTTGCCGGACACCCGACGCTCGGTAGCTGTGCTGCGTGGTTACGCGCAGGTGGTACACCCAAAAATGCAGGCTCGGTCATACAAGACTGCGGTGTAGGTTTGGTTGAAATAGACCTCCAGGGCGAGGTACCAGCATTCGTCGCACCGCCGACAGCAATCGATGAACTGCCCCCTGCCGATGCGAAACAATTGGCAGAAGCACTCGGTCTGCAAGCGGCAGATATTGTTCGAACTGCGAAACTGAATAATGGGCCGGTGTGGCAGGTCTTTCAGTTACGATCTGCAGCAGCGGTGTTGGCAGCAAACGCCGCTGCTGTCAATTGGGCAACGCACAAGCCCATTGGCCTGATTGGCCCTCACACATCTAATCACGAATGTGACCATGAAGTCAGAATGCTCGCCCCCTCAAGCGGCATGAGCGAGGATCCGATCACAGGCTCTCTGAATGCCGCTATTGCGCACTGGATGCAATCAATAGGCGAGCTGGAGCGGGATCTGATCATTGCTCAGGGTACGAGTATCGACAGGCAGGGTCGAGTCTATATACGCCGAGGTGAAGCAGGTCGTGTCTTGATTGGTGGTCAGAGTCACGTTCTGATTGATGGTGAATTGACGTTATAG